A region of Nostoc sp. 'Peltigera membranacea cyanobiont' N6 DNA encodes the following proteins:
- a CDS encoding tetratricopeptide repeat protein: protein MFNEESLDNQGENQDAYDDLIVSIEAQRRGLNLLIAVCDDASFRDEIIAQYEAELQPAFRPYRVTLARQEPSLKAALNQLLQQEEYLRQQNQAVITVTGAEQLYFLRLGNEQSEQEKFFGYLQWTREGLREFPFAIVLWVTNQILVNLIKKAPDFWSWRNGVFRFESQKTNAIPGKELEPIRFVFRDTELASTDTNENNPFFLPIQDLQRLIEKIEQERGTKDPTLATLYSRLGDIYHSRLDRGESQNYQEEQELAIKYWRKASELQNELGLQIDLANSLNNLAGIYRATGHYSEAEPLYKQALELRKRLLGDNHPSFATSLNNLAGLYKSTGQYSKAELLYQEALELRKRLWGENHADVAVSLNNLALLYDEQGRYDEAEPLYLQSLEVEKRLVGENHLTFALILNNLALLYYHQGRYSEAEPLSQQAIELDKRFLGEENPDVATDLHNLGLIYRAQGRYAQAETVFLQSLELKQRLLQKAHPLLADTIYALGYMYREQGRYGEAESLCIKALELDKHLLGENHPNVAESLNNLAEIYRETGRYGEAEPLYLEALSICEGVWGVNHTRSVTIRQNLEKLAAAMENNGECDRIT from the coding sequence ATGTTCAATGAAGAATCATTAGATAATCAGGGAGAAAATCAAGATGCGTATGACGATTTAATTGTTTCTATTGAAGCTCAAAGACGGGGATTGAATCTGCTGATTGCAGTTTGCGATGATGCTAGCTTTCGTGATGAAATTATTGCCCAATATGAAGCTGAACTACAACCTGCATTCCGTCCATATCGAGTGACTTTAGCACGTCAGGAACCGAGCCTAAAAGCTGCTCTTAACCAACTGTTACAGCAAGAAGAATATCTTCGTCAGCAAAACCAGGCGGTGATTACTGTGACAGGTGCTGAACAACTTTATTTTCTCAGATTGGGAAATGAGCAATCGGAACAGGAGAAATTTTTTGGTTACTTGCAATGGACAAGGGAAGGATTGCGTGAGTTTCCCTTTGCGATAGTGCTTTGGGTAACTAATCAAATTTTAGTTAACCTGATTAAAAAAGCGCCTGATTTTTGGAGTTGGCGTAATGGTGTATTTCGATTTGAATCTCAAAAGACGAATGCTATTCCTGGTAAAGAATTAGAACCTATACGTTTTGTTTTTCGAGATACAGAATTAGCCAGCACAGATACTAATGAAAATAACCCCTTTTTCTTGCCTATTCAAGATTTACAAAGACTAATCGAGAAAATAGAACAGGAACGGGGGACTAAAGATCCAACCTTGGCTACTTTATACTCAAGGTTGGGCGATATTTACCACAGTAGATTAGATCGGGGTGAATCTCAGAATTATCAAGAAGAACAGGAATTAGCAATTAAGTATTGGCGAAAGGCGAGTGAGCTACAAAATGAATTAGGTTTGCAGATAGACTTAGCTAATAGCCTCAACAATTTAGCCGGAATATATCGTGCAACAGGACACTACAGCGAAGCTGAACCCTTATATAAACAAGCTTTAGAACTTAGAAAACGCCTGCTAGGAGACAACCATCCTTCTTTTGCTACTAGCTTGAATAATTTGGCGGGACTTTACAAATCTACTGGCCAATATAGTAAAGCAGAACTGTTATATCAAGAAGCTTTAGAACTAAGAAAACGTCTCTGGGGAGAAAATCATGCCGATGTTGCTGTCAGTCTGAACAATTTGGCATTACTATATGATGAACAAGGGCGTTATGACGAAGCAGAACCTCTGTATCTGCAATCATTAGAAGTTGAAAAACGTTTGGTTGGTGAAAATCATCTTACTTTCGCTCTTATACTAAATAATTTAGCGCTACTTTATTATCATCAAGGACGTTACAGCGAAGCTGAACCGTTGTCGCAACAAGCAATAGAGTTAGATAAGAGATTTTTGGGAGAAGAAAATCCTGATGTTGCAACAGATTTGCACAATTTAGGATTGATTTACCGCGCTCAAGGACGCTACGCTCAAGCTGAAACAGTATTTTTGCAATCATTAGAACTCAAGCAGCGTCTATTGCAAAAGGCGCATCCACTTTTAGCCGATACTATCTACGCTCTTGGTTATATGTACAGGGAGCAGGGGCGTTATGGTGAGGCAGAATCTTTATGTATAAAAGCCTTAGAACTAGATAAGCACCTTTTGGGAGAAAATCATCCTAATGTTGCCGAAAGTCTTAATAATTTGGCAGAAATTTATCGTGAAACCGGACGTTATGGTGAAGCCGAGCCGCTTTATTTGGAAGCTTTAAGTATTTGTGAGGGAGTGTGGGGTGTAAATCATACTCGTAGTGTCACTATTCGTCAAAATCTAGAAAAACTAGCCGCAGCAATGGAGAATAATGGAGAGTGCGATCGCATTACATAA
- a CDS encoding ATP-binding protein: MSQDLLNSFQEAYSNLELFPLMERNEMERFRVEYGDDLIADLNQLVEDSPNGDGKIVFTGHRGCGKSTLLAEFSRQIQDKYFVVLFSIADKIEMSAVNHINILFAIAVNLMTEAEARKVDIPHSTKEALYKWFATRTRTEESNLQAEASIGFDLLKLISSKLKADASVRDEIKQEFERKLSDLVARINEIAALIQAATQQNVLVIIDDLDKLDLGRVNEIYRDNIKALCQPNFQIIYTIPIAVLRETFISTIITTETNDQVVAMPVLKIFDKGKNRFPNAQPRPEATKILGEVLQKRIPSELIAAETAEKIVIYSGGVLRELIRISKECCRICLRTIRRNPSAEVIIDDKILLQAINKIRNDFSIRLGKVDIDILQSVYEQFMPNDPKQAEFLDLLHGLYVLEYRTDETWYDVHPIIIESLRRQGAINVQ, from the coding sequence ATGTCTCAAGACTTATTAAACTCCTTTCAAGAAGCATACAGCAATCTCGAACTGTTTCCGTTGATGGAACGGAACGAAATGGAAAGATTTAGAGTCGAATATGGTGATGATTTAATTGCAGACCTTAACCAATTAGTGGAAGATAGTCCTAATGGAGATGGCAAAATTGTCTTTACAGGACATCGAGGATGTGGTAAGTCTACCTTGTTAGCTGAGTTTAGCCGACAAATCCAAGATAAATATTTTGTAGTCCTATTTTCTATTGCTGACAAAATTGAAATGTCGGCTGTTAATCATATTAATATACTGTTTGCGATCGCAGTTAATTTGATGACAGAGGCAGAAGCCCGCAAAGTTGATATCCCACACTCTACTAAAGAAGCCCTTTATAAGTGGTTTGCTACTCGCACTCGCACTGAAGAATCAAATTTACAAGCAGAAGCTAGTATAGGTTTTGACCTCTTAAAATTGATTAGCTCTAAATTAAAAGCTGATGCTAGCGTTCGGGATGAAATTAAGCAAGAATTTGAACGCAAATTATCAGATTTAGTTGCCAGAATTAATGAAATAGCTGCTTTAATTCAAGCTGCAACTCAACAAAATGTTTTAGTTATTATTGATGATTTAGATAAGCTTGACTTAGGAAGAGTTAATGAAATTTATCGAGATAATATTAAAGCTCTCTGCCAACCTAACTTTCAAATTATTTACACTATCCCCATCGCAGTCCTTCGGGAAACATTTATCAGCACAATAATTACCACTGAAACCAACGATCAGGTTGTGGCAATGCCTGTTTTAAAAATTTTTGATAAAGGTAAAAATCGCTTTCCTAATGCCCAACCTCGCCCGGAAGCAACAAAGATTCTTGGTGAAGTTTTACAAAAACGGATTCCCAGTGAATTAATTGCGGCTGAAACTGCTGAAAAAATCGTGATTTACAGTGGTGGCGTGTTGCGAGAGTTAATTCGGATCTCTAAGGAATGTTGCCGTATTTGTTTACGGACTATCCGACGAAATCCCTCAGCCGAAGTTATCATTGATGATAAAATTCTTCTTCAAGCAATTAATAAAATTCGCAATGATTTTTCTATCCGTTTAGGAAAAGTTGATATAGATATTTTGCAGAGTGTTTATGAACAATTCATGCCCAATGACCCCAAACAAGCAGAGTTTTTAGATTTGCTACATGGGCTATATGTCCTAGAATATCGGACTGATGAAACTTGGTACGATGTTCATCCAATCATTATCGAAAGTTTGAGAAGACAGGGAGCCATTAATGTTCAATGA
- a CDS encoding PstS family phosphate ABC transporter substrate-binding protein, whose product MDNTNQKKALINGEIALFLRGLIIGKVLTLMVIGGLLWWLLKPNLLSRNSVDSSSNQSLKSVSNTATASNFQTITDVPTASFNYGGSTAWASIRQLVDSQIQSDRPELKLRYVDPVNASPGSSSGIRMLLDGKLDFAQSSRPLTDEEQAMAKARGFTLEQHQVGMDAIAVVVNPSLKVSGLTVDQLHQIYLGRITNWNQVGGPNLPITPLSQRPEDADTVIFSTNSDLKGQALGSNVQYVYSATEAVRQLSKIPGSVYYASARSVVFQCSVKALPLGSTSGQLIPPYREPMVSPEQCPRQRNQLNTQAVKNGSYPIIANLFVIIKQNKGQEQQIGNAYTNLLLTDQGQRAIEQAGFVGVR is encoded by the coding sequence ATGGACAATACAAATCAAAAAAAAGCTTTAATTAACGGTGAAATAGCCCTCTTTCTTAGAGGTTTGATTATTGGGAAAGTGCTGACACTTATGGTTATTGGCGGATTGCTTTGGTGGTTACTAAAGCCAAATTTATTATCCCGCAACAGTGTTGACTCTTCTTCTAATCAAAGTTTAAAGTCCGTCTCTAATACTGCTACTGCATCCAATTTTCAGACAATTACAGATGTCCCCACTGCCTCATTTAACTACGGAGGAAGTACGGCTTGGGCATCTATCCGGCAATTGGTAGATTCTCAGATCCAGAGCGATCGCCCCGAACTAAAATTACGTTACGTAGACCCTGTTAATGCTAGCCCTGGTTCTAGCTCAGGCATTCGGATGTTACTTGATGGGAAACTAGACTTTGCTCAGTCTTCTCGTCCTCTTACAGATGAAGAACAAGCTATGGCAAAAGCGCGAGGCTTCACCCTTGAGCAACATCAGGTAGGTATGGATGCGATCGCAGTGGTAGTCAACCCATCACTGAAAGTATCAGGTTTAACTGTTGACCAATTGCACCAGATTTATTTGGGGCGAATTACTAACTGGAATCAAGTAGGTGGGCCAAACCTACCCATCACACCTTTGTCTCAAAGACCAGAGGACGCAGATACAGTAATATTCTCAACCAACAGCGACTTGAAAGGGCAAGCACTTGGCTCGAATGTGCAATATGTGTACTCTGCTACAGAGGCAGTGCGCCAACTCAGTAAAATTCCTGGCAGTGTGTATTACGCTTCTGCTCGTTCAGTAGTATTTCAGTGTAGTGTGAAGGCTTTACCATTGGGTAGCACTTCTGGTCAGCTAATTCCCCCCTATAGGGAACCTATGGTATCGCCTGAGCAATGTCCACGTCAGCGCAACCAGCTAAATACTCAGGCTGTCAAAAATGGCAGCTATCCCATAATTGCTAATTTGTTTGTGATTATTAAGCAGAATAAAGGTCAGGAACAGCAGATTGGAAATGCATATACCAATCTTTTATTAACTGACCAAGGGCAAAGAGCAATTGAGCAAGCTGGTTTCGTCGGGGTTCGCTAG
- a CDS encoding serine/threonine-protein kinase gives MSQNPLVRKTLRSRSETVKLLGSGQSGNTYLLASARRNRHHKYSFARKTLRNRFEIIKHLGSGGSGDTYLAIDLDLPGQPHCVVKHLKPKDSNPAVLPIAKSLFDREAEVLYQLGNDHDQIPRLFAHFDEDGDFYLVQEFIDGHALTQEIVPGQRLSENTVFNLLKDILEVLAFVHQNDIIHRDIKPQNLMRRYSDRKIVLIDFGSIKKIGALVPGLTIAVGTPGYMPSEQAKGKPKLCSDIYAVGMIGIQALTGLIPDQLQEDPNTGEVLWRDRAQVSDGLANILDKMVRDRYNQRYQSASEALEALNSDLELPQSSKSVGINQNTDDTYLLSYRNFILLLGIGLGATTSLIVIVLIYTFINTGASSPNQPTQLNNFIEKLVEQRLTNVNVNRLIAKRGVCKSNCSITKTTKEQTESHHNS, from the coding sequence ATGAGCCAGAACCCTCTAGTCAGAAAAACACTCCGCAGTCGCTCTGAGACTGTCAAACTGCTGGGAAGCGGACAATCTGGTAATACTTACTTGTTAGCAAGTGCTAGACGGAACAGACATCATAAATACTCTTTCGCCAGAAAAACACTTCGGAATCGCTTTGAGATTATTAAACACTTAGGAAGTGGAGGTTCTGGTGATACATACTTAGCCATAGACCTGGATTTACCAGGACAACCTCATTGTGTTGTCAAACATTTAAAACCAAAAGATTCCAATCCTGCTGTTCTACCCATCGCTAAAAGCTTATTCGATCGAGAAGCGGAAGTTTTATACCAACTAGGCAACGATCACGATCAAATTCCGAGACTGTTTGCCCATTTTGATGAAGATGGAGATTTCTATTTAGTCCAGGAATTTATTGATGGTCATGCATTGACTCAAGAAATTGTACCAGGTCAGCGTCTTAGCGAAAATACAGTCTTCAACTTATTAAAAGATATCCTGGAAGTGCTGGCATTTGTCCACCAAAATGACATTATTCACCGGGATATCAAGCCCCAAAATTTAATGCGGCGGTACTCCGATCGAAAGATTGTGCTAATTGACTTTGGGAGTATTAAGAAAATTGGTGCTTTGGTACCAGGCTTAACAATTGCTGTTGGAACTCCTGGCTATATGCCTAGCGAACAGGCTAAGGGAAAGCCAAAACTTTGCAGCGATATCTATGCAGTCGGGATGATTGGCATTCAAGCTTTGACAGGTTTAATACCCGATCAACTACAAGAAGATCCCAATACTGGAGAAGTTCTTTGGCGCGATCGCGCACAGGTAAGTGATGGCCTTGCAAATATTTTAGATAAAATGGTTCGCGATCGCTATAACCAGCGTTATCAGTCGGCATCGGAAGCTTTGGAAGCACTTAATTCCGATCTGGAACTGCCACAATCCTCAAAATCTGTTGGCATCAACCAAAACACTGATGATACTTATTTGCTAAGTTATAGAAACTTTATCTTGCTACTAGGAATAGGGCTTGGTGCCACCACTAGTTTGATAGTGATAGTTTTAATCTACACATTTATTAATACAGGTGCATCATCTCCAAACCAACCCACTCAATTAAATAATTTTATAGAAAAATTGGTTGAGCAACGGTTAACTAATGTTAATGTGAATCGCTTAATAGCCAAAAGAGGAGTCTGCAAAAGCAATTGCAGCATTACAAAGACTACTAAAGAGCAAACGGAATCTCACCATAACAGTTAA